TCTGTGCTGTTTTACACAGTGCCTGTACTAATCTACACTTGTACCAACAGTGTAACTCGGTTCCTTCTACACTTTACCAGCATTTGTTGCTATTACTATTTTTTGATAGTAGGGATTCTAACTGGATTGGGAtggtatttcattgtgattttgatttgcatttctctgatgactacagacattgagcattttttttcatattttcatcttttttttgaaaatgtctatgcagatcatttgcatattttaaaagttgttttatgtgtatttttattgttgagaTTTTTTGAGTACCTTATATATTATGGTTATTAATCCTTTGTTAGAAGgataattaacaaatatttctcCCATTATGTAGTTTGTCTCTTAagattttttattagtgcattatatttatcCAGGATAttgggtttcattttgacataccTTTACCAGCACaggatataatttgctccaattctgttcccagtacttcctctttccctctcccctccctcccccattacTTTTCCTCTACTAttctgatatttcttttatagttttttaaaataagtgtattatgggtatacataaaagtggaattcaatgtgatatattcatatagagAATAGTATAGTTGGATTCATCTCATCATTCCTCCCTTTTcttgtctctcctctctccccctcaatCCCTGTACTTTGCTCCATTGATTTCTATTCTTATTCCTTCCTCTGTTGTACAGAAGCTTTCCAGTTTGATATAACCCCATTTGTCTCCTTTTGCTTTTGTTCCCAGTTCCCTTGGGTATCACATCCCAAAACCATTGCCTATACTAAAGTCTTGAAGTGTCTCCCCTAAGTTTTCTTCTAGTGGTTTCATGGCAGGTTATATGATTCTGTATGTCGGAAACCAAATGCTTCACCGGAATGTGTAAGTGCATCCCATAGAGTTGCAGAATACAAATTGGCACACAAAGCAAATGCACCTTTGTACATCAATCACAAGATTGCCAAGGAAGACCTCAGGAAAGCCCTCCCTTTCACACTGgctacaaaattaaaatactgaataataaatttaaccaaggaagtaGAAGATCTCTACAAAGAAAATGACacaacactgatgaaagaaatcagagCTGTCATATGAGCCACAGTAGCCAAAGCAGCACAGGGCTTGCATGAAAACAAGACACGTGgatagaacagaatagagatcccagaaataaacccGCACATGCGCACCATCTTATTCTTGATAAAGATGTCAGTGACTTAATCTGGAGTAAGAACAGAGCTTCCAATATAGGGTTCTGGGCCAATGATATCCATAGGTCAAAGGCTGAAAATGAACACTTCTCTCTTGCTGTACAAAAATCGGCACAACattgatcaaagacctaaatgtaaggcATGAATACCTGGAACGACAAGACAGAAACTTAGGGGTGTAGAAAATAATAGTGTGGATAGGACCCCGGTCATAGTTAATATGAATtttcaacttgattggattaagacatGGAGAAGATTAAGAGGTTGAGGTGTGTCATTGAGGGTGTGTGtagaatgattggcatgtgggatagccaactgaagtggagaccctccctaagtgtggaCGGCACCATCCAATAGGCTGGAGGCTTGGATGGACAAGCAGaaaaacaaggaagcagcagcagatacCAGCTCAATTCTTCCCGagtgggttcttgattgctgttGCTGTCACCTGGGGACATCAGACTCTTGCTCCTTCACTTTTCCAGAAGACTCTGACAgtgagtttccagaagccttcagcCTCGCACTGGGGTAGAATTATTGATCTTACTCTGGAGCTTCAGCCTGTTGGCCTGCTCAGCCACTGGTTCCTCCAGCTGTCCAGCCTGTAGACGGCTACTGCGGACTGGccagcttctggttgtgtaagccaatctaataaatccccttgtATAATCAGACCTCACAccggttctgttcctctagagaaccctgactaatacaaccccccaaagcacaggaaacagAAGTAAAAACAGACAACGggattgcatcaaactaaaaagattctggACGATgcctgtgtatatatattttgaagtcagcaGCATTAAAGAAACAGATTAGGATGTTCTGGGCAAAATGTAGAGAACAAAAATTAAGATTCAACAAACAATCAATGACAATTCAGAAGAGACACCTTGATGTTTGCAGTGTTCCATCCTAGCCATCTTTATCATTGTATTATGTATTCTTGAGGGCCCGAGCCTTATTTTCACCCCTAAATCGAATCAGTTTTTCTAATATCATGACATAGGTAGAGATGCTTTTGTTTATAGCCAAAAGGCAACACTATCATTTCTTAGGGTAGTGCCATGTGTTACGTGGGCAAGGTCTTAGAAATTATGAGCATGAACCGCAGAGAGAGCTGGGGGAGGTACTGGAAATCTGGGGCCAGGAAATCCGTCCCTTGGTATTCTTTACTTTCATAGTCTGGATCTTTAAGGATGTGTCCTCCTGGGAAGAGAATGATAATGAAATAGCTGCTCTAATGAGGAGCTCTGGATGTTGAACCCCAGGGATACAGAACTGCAGGAGTCCTCCTGGGAAGCCAGGAAGCAGCACCTGCACGGCCTCCTCCCAGAGATGAGCCTTCCTGACCTGGAGCCTGCTGCCTCAGTAGACCTGTCGACCTGGGCTGAGAACAGGCCTTCCATCTTCAGCAGCCAGGTGAGAGGCTGAGAGTTATCAGCTCTAAACACAATGTGGGAAAAGTGCTGCTGTCCAGTAAAGAGCATGGGAACGAGAGTAGATATGAGCGCCGTGGAAGGAGAGAAATAGGAAGCAGAGGTGAGCACTGAATGTTGTCTTGGCCTCACAGTATACAGGAaggatatttttccttttttgtttaaaGAGCTGGATCTTCATCTTTAGAGATATGAAATTATTCTGGAGTGTTTGTTCAGACACGTCTTGCTGGTCCATAGCTTCAGATCTTATCATCAGGAAGGTCTGGGTCATTCCAagatttttcatttctaccaAGTCACCATCCGATACTCTTTTTGGTTGTACAGACACCgttcatcttattttatttttgccccaCATTTTTCATAAGATTCACCAGCAACATGGAACCCACAAACCACACAGCTGTTTCAGAATTCCTGCTCCTGGGACTGACAGAggacccagccctgcagcccctcATCTTCAGCctgttcctgtccatgtacctggtcaccatcctggggaacctgctcatcatcctggctgtcagctctgacccccacctccacacccccatgtacttcttcctctccaacctgtccttcaATGACATCTGTATGGGTACAACCACGATCCCCAAGCTGCTGATGAACATCCAAACTCAGGATCAGAGCATCTCATACACAGGCTGCCTCTCCCAGACCTGCTTTGTCTTGATTTTTGGTAGTTTAGAAAATTTTCTCCTTGCAGTGATGGCCTATGATCGCTTTGTGGCCATTTGTCACCCCCTGAGGTACACAGTCATCATGAACCCCTGCCTGTGTGTCCTGCTGTGTCTCCTCTGCCTGCTCCTTAGCATTGTGCATGGCCTCCTCCACACTCTGATGTTGCTgcgactgtccttctgcacagcccTGGAGATCCCCCACTTCTTCTGTGAACTTTCTCAGGTCATCAAGCTGGCCTGTTCTGACACCCTCGTCAATAACCTCCTGGTGTATTTAGTGAGTATCATATTTTTTGGTGTCCCTCTCTTTGggattattttctcttatatccAAATTATCTCCTCTATTTTGAGGATCCCATCAGTGGGTGCAAGGTATAAAGCCTTTTCcacctgtggatctcacctctcAGTTGTGTCCTTATTCTATGGGACAGGTTTTGGAGTGTACATGAGTTCTGCAGTGACTGAATCTTCCATGAAGACTGCAGTGGCTTCAATAATGTACATGTTGGTCCCTCaaatgctgaaccccttcatctacagctTGAGGAACAGGGAAATGAAGGGAGCCCTGAGACATCTCATCAGTGGGAAGTCTTCTCTGGGGTTGTGTCATGGCTTTTAGGTTTGGGTCTCTGGAATGAGCTAAAGTGACAGGATGCCTGGCTCTTGCATCATCAATTTCCTCCAAAATGACAAGATAATATGGTGTCTAAGTACGTGGCAACGTGGATTTCAAACCTGACATTGGCATTTGTCTGGATCTGTGATATCTGTCTGGCAAATGATTTCAATCTCATCTCTAAACTGCTTTGTGTTGTTCTGACTCCACAGAACGAGAGCCCAAGTTGGATGTTCAGTTTTTAGCAATTATTGATGGATCAGTTTTGGAAGAAGGAACACTGGAGGAGGAGAATAGGGCAGGGAGAGGTCTCAGGAGGGCCCTGTTACTATCTGAAGAATAGCTTATGCCTGATCCCAGGGTTAGGACCAGGTGGGTTGCTCTCACACAGATGGACCTAATGTGAAGCAAAAGTACTATTTCACAATCCACTAAGAGGTTACTGAGACTCATCCTGGACAATGGTATCCACATGATGGAGAGATTCACAGTGGGacgttcatatatgtacataggaacgTTATTTCAGATCcctttcactgtctttcctattccagtcccccctcttcccttcattcccctttgtctgatccaCAGAACTTCTAATCTTCCCCCTGCCTTGTTGTGTTTAACAAATGTCTGTGTTCAAACTACTATTGTGAAATTGGGAAAACTAGGACATTTCTAAAAAAGACAATGAAACTTTCTTACAGTACACACTTAGTCCATAGTCGTTACAGGTATTATTTTAGAAACATCTTAGTATAACATTAAAGATGGATTTGTTCTCTCTGACCTATACACAGAATTGGGACTTTAGTATCTATATTTTTGGGTACATTCTCTTTATTATCACTTGTATTTATACAGGATATGGACAAATAGATATCTTTAgaattgttgtattttttttagtgaaattGGTGTCGAACTCCCCCAGAATTTTTTTCAGGGGGtactcagcctctgagccacacccccagccctattttatattttatttaggggcagggtctcactgagttgcttagcacttcaccattaccgaggctggctttgaactcgtgatcctcctgtctcagcctcctgagttgctgggattacaggcatgcaccattgcgcCGGGTCTCCACAATGTGTGTTAGGATAACGGGAACTGTAAAGAAAGCACAGTCCAGTACAGAAGCATCTCCATATGTGATTAGCACTTGAGACAGGTGTGAGCAGGAAGGGGTGGAGGGAGAACAGTGGCACACTTCCGTGTCACAGGGAGAGGACATCAGCCAGTACCTAGTTGAGGGGAGTAAGGGACTTGTCCAATTCAAGGCCTTTCCCTCAACTCTCTATCCTGATAATCTTTCATAACAGGGACATCACACCTGCCAAGTGTGAGTTTCCTGCTAAGCCCTTTGTATTGACTCAATGTGTTAAGCCCCTCCTCCAGTGTGATTGACATATGCAGGTGGACTTTGCTCAGTCTCCTGCTCGTCTCTGCCGTCTTCTTCATCCTTGTACTGCAGCTGCACCCTGAACCCGGGTGTGAGGGGCTTGTGTCTTGCTCATCCTAAGACCCATTTTAGGATATGCACTAACAAACTGTCATTTTTCCCTTTAGTTTCCCCCCCATCCAAACcctgcatattttattttctcatttttctgttttggaaaaaaatacgTGGAACACATTACCTTAAAAGATAACGGtttgcagaagctagagaggaaaaaggaaaacaaaaacctccTGAAAATCAATGGGAAACCgttagaggaaagggaacagggagtgggaggtggggaaggagggggaagtgatggggagtgatattggctaaACTGTTACATCCTGTGCACGTAGAAATATGTCATGCCAACTGTCATCagtatgtgcaactataatgcaccaacgAAAAGATGGAAAACATACACATAATTTTCACCACTGTGAAATGttgaaagttaaataaaaatgtcttttgtgaaataaaaaaagataatgatttAATCTTCaaacaatatttgaaatattcaaaatagtaGTCACACAGCAGCTTTGGCTTCAGGAGGTGAGTTCTCAGATCAGGAGCGTGGGTTTGCTTCCACACTCCACCTGGCTTCATCCTACCCACGAGGCCACAGAACTGGACACCTTGGATGTTAAAGGAGGCCTATAGGTGTATTATTCCAGGTGGGCGTTTCAGAAGGCTCTTGATGGAGTCCTGTTGACACCTGAGGATTTCTGATCTGGAACTAGCATTGCTTACTTCAGAAGGCCACCGTGAGGTGTGATATCGTCACTTCAAACGTCCATGAATCTTTGCTAAATGCAAAACCCTTTCTAGACCCCTCATCCCGCTCTAGCTATAGTCTCAGAGAGATCTACCACATTTTTCTGAGGTCATTCCAATTGGGCTTTGGTCTAATTACTTATGTGGCACGTCCTGGGTTGTCCTCACCCATCAGCAGTCAGCTCTGTGCTCCTTAACTCAGCGTACTGACATCTGTGCTTCATATTATGGAAAGCATCACAAACCCATCTACCAACCCAACAGTGATCTTGGTTAAATTGTTTCTTGGGGACTTTCTTGAAACGTTGAGGTGCTGTAAGTCCACAGTCCTGGTCTTGGCAGTGCTCAACTCATATGAAAAATATGAGTTCACTcatatttttcaagtaaaaagCACTgtgcagaagaataaaactagacgcTTACATGTTATTGGTTATAAATACCCACGCAAAATGCATTAGCCACTTAAGTGTAAGTCTCAAAGCTATCAAATTATTCGCAGGAAATATAGTAGAAATCCTTTAGGACGTTGTAAATAAAACCCTTATGTGTCATCAGTTGAAATATTCACTCAAAATGGATTAGGCACTTAAGTGTAAGACCCAAAGCTCTCAAATTATTAGAAGGAAACAGAGTAGAAACTGTACAGGACATTGGCCTGggcaataatattttttttaagtccccAAATGTACAGGTTACAGAACAAAAATTGACAAATTCAACAAAGTGaaccacagagtgggagaaaatatttgtcaactACATGTCTGGCAAGGTGTTAATATCCAGAATGCGTATGGAGCTCAAACAACTTAACAGTAAAGACACAATAACCCAATTAAACAGTGGTCCTATGTATATATCTGGCAGTCCGCATCAATCACATGGATTAAAATCTTCCGtggaaaatacaaaaagcaatctTAAGGGTCAGTCGACATCAATCTTACATGAAAAGGCTGAGCATTTGCCTTTTTGCCTTACCTTAGCTACTATTAATTATAGTATTTATATCCACATATGACACATATTT
This is a stretch of genomic DNA from Ictidomys tridecemlineatus isolate mIctTri1 chromosome 2, mIctTri1.hap1, whole genome shotgun sequence. It encodes these proteins:
- the LOC144370710 gene encoding olfactory receptor 7G2-like, translated to MEPTNHTAVSEFLLLGLTEDPALQPLIFSLFLSMYLVTILGNLLIILAVSSDPHLHTPMYFFLSNLSFNDICMGTTTIPKLLMNIQTQDQSISYTGCLSQTCFVLIFGSLENFLLAVMAYDRFVAICHPLRYTVIMNPCLCVLLCLLCLLLSIVHGLLHTLMLLRLSFCTALEIPHFFCELSQVIKLACSDTLVNNLLVYLVSIIFFGVPLFGIIFSYIQIISSILRIPSVGARYKAFSTCGSHLSVVSLFYGTGFGVYMSSAVTESSMKTAVASIMYMLVPQMLNPFIYSLRNREMKGALRHLISGKSSLGLCHGF